Proteins encoded by one window of Gemmatimonadaceae bacterium:
- a CDS encoding PAS domain-containing protein translates to MSASVRGDDTAQRLFAGEGELKARCRAYDWKSTVLGPVEEWPSSLRTAASTVVAMGFPAILLWGPQFVQIYNDAYKPFLGCKHPSALGSSSRESWFEIWPLVEPVLHRVQAGETVTLGDQYYPLLRQGPAVPHDDVYITLSYVPVRDEGGGVSGILITGFDTTSQVEAHGLEKKRQALEMDTSRAELRAASVLERMAEAHATLDNEFRFLTVNPAALRAVDKTLEETIGRTHWEVFPASLEMEIAPAYRRIVAEGVEAHFKQHYVGDGYDVHLDLDAYPTDEGGVAIFWRDVSEHVRTEAALAASEALFRTVQDVSPHAVVLMHPMREDDRPDGGIVDFRLTYANPAAGRLGGREPADMVGRGLVEMFPASRQYGLFDGYRRVAETGEVFETDLMYQADGFDYGLGVTAVRVGDDVALTAADITARFRAETETRELLKAIDLERTRLAEVFRQSPSFFAVLRGPDHVFELANDAYYQLIGRREIIGKPAFEALPELRGKGFESRLHHVLATGEPFVGRELPITLARTLGALPEERFVDVTYLPFIERDGTLGGIISHGADVTARVRARLEIERLLAESEKARADAEAARAEAEAANRSKSEFLATISHEYRTPLNAIGGYAELIEIGVHGPVTPEQRTALDRIQRSQRHLLGLINGVLNYAKVDAGAVLYSSEEVLLDEAVATCEALSAPQARAKRLSLRFAGCDPRLAARADREKVQQVVLNLLSNAIKFTAPGGSVDVQCVAVDDSQVAVHVSDTGLGIAPGQMERVFQPFVQIDAGLTRTQEGTGLGLAISRDLARGMNGDLTVESVDGQGSTFTITLPRWSD, encoded by the coding sequence ATGAGTGCAAGCGTGCGTGGCGACGATACCGCGCAAAGGTTGTTTGCGGGAGAGGGCGAACTGAAGGCCCGGTGCCGCGCGTACGACTGGAAAAGTACCGTACTTGGCCCAGTGGAGGAGTGGCCTTCGAGCCTTCGAACTGCAGCGTCGACAGTCGTGGCCATGGGCTTTCCTGCCATCCTTCTCTGGGGCCCGCAGTTCGTTCAGATCTATAACGACGCATACAAACCGTTCCTCGGCTGTAAACATCCCTCGGCGCTCGGAAGTTCTTCTCGCGAATCCTGGTTCGAAATCTGGCCACTGGTCGAGCCGGTTCTGCATCGCGTGCAGGCGGGTGAAACGGTTACGCTCGGCGATCAGTATTACCCCCTTCTTCGTCAGGGCCCCGCCGTGCCGCATGACGATGTGTACATCACACTTTCGTATGTTCCCGTGCGCGACGAAGGCGGTGGCGTCAGCGGCATACTCATCACTGGTTTCGATACGACGTCGCAGGTCGAGGCGCACGGGCTGGAGAAAAAACGCCAGGCACTTGAAATGGATACCAGCCGGGCTGAGTTGCGGGCAGCCAGCGTTCTGGAGCGCATGGCGGAAGCGCATGCAACTCTCGATAACGAGTTTCGTTTCCTGACCGTGAATCCAGCGGCTTTGCGCGCGGTCGACAAGACCCTCGAGGAAACGATCGGTCGCACACACTGGGAGGTATTCCCGGCCTCTCTGGAAATGGAGATCGCGCCAGCGTATCGGCGCATCGTTGCCGAGGGCGTGGAGGCCCATTTCAAGCAGCATTACGTTGGAGACGGATACGATGTGCATCTCGACCTCGATGCATACCCAACCGACGAAGGCGGGGTCGCCATCTTCTGGCGTGATGTTTCGGAACATGTCCGCACTGAGGCAGCCCTCGCGGCGAGTGAGGCGTTGTTCAGAACGGTTCAGGATGTTTCGCCGCACGCGGTCGTGCTGATGCATCCGATGCGCGAAGACGACCGGCCGGACGGAGGCATCGTTGATTTCCGGCTCACGTATGCCAATCCTGCCGCCGGACGTCTCGGCGGCCGCGAGCCTGCCGACATGGTGGGGCGCGGCCTGGTAGAGATGTTCCCCGCAAGCCGGCAGTACGGCCTTTTCGACGGCTATCGCCGCGTCGCAGAGACGGGCGAGGTTTTCGAGACCGATCTGATGTATCAGGCTGACGGCTTCGATTACGGTCTCGGCGTTACCGCGGTGCGCGTTGGCGACGACGTTGCGTTAACCGCCGCCGACATCACCGCGCGGTTCCGGGCTGAGACTGAGACCAGAGAATTGCTCAAAGCGATCGATCTGGAACGGACACGGCTCGCCGAGGTTTTCCGCCAGTCCCCATCTTTTTTTGCGGTGCTGCGAGGCCCCGATCATGTTTTCGAGCTGGCGAATGATGCCTATTACCAGCTCATCGGACGCCGCGAGATTATCGGCAAGCCGGCCTTCGAGGCTCTGCCAGAGCTTCGGGGAAAGGGATTCGAAAGCCGGCTGCACCACGTGCTGGCGACGGGCGAGCCGTTCGTGGGGCGCGAGCTTCCCATTACGCTAGCCCGCACCCTGGGAGCGCTTCCGGAGGAGCGCTTCGTCGACGTCACGTATCTGCCATTCATCGAGCGAGACGGCACTCTGGGGGGCATCATCTCCCATGGCGCCGACGTAACAGCAAGGGTGCGCGCCCGTCTCGAAATCGAGCGGCTGCTTGCCGAGAGTGAAAAAGCGCGCGCCGATGCCGAGGCGGCGCGTGCCGAGGCGGAGGCGGCGAACCGAAGCAAGAGTGAGTTTCTGGCAACAATCAGCCACGAATACCGGACGCCCCTGAATGCGATTGGGGGATATGCCGAGCTGATAGAGATTGGAGTGCATGGTCCAGTCACCCCCGAGCAGCGCACCGCGCTCGACCGCATCCAGCGCAGTCAGCGGCACCTGCTGGGGTTGATAAACGGCGTTCTCAACTATGCGAAAGTCGATGCAGGGGCGGTGTTGTACAGCAGTGAGGAAGTGTTGCTGGATGAAGCCGTGGCCACGTGCGAAGCGTTGTCGGCGCCGCAGGCAAGGGCGAAGCGACTGTCGCTACGGTTCGCGGGCTGTGACCCGCGACTGGCCGCCCGGGCCGACCGCGAGAAAGTGCAGCAGGTAGTTCTGAACCTGCTGAGCAATGCCATCAAGTTTACAGCACCCGGTGGAAGCGTAGACGTGCAATGTGTGGCGGTCGATGACTCCCAGGTCGCAGTGCACGTTTCGGATACCGGACTTGGGATTGCCCCGGGACAGATGGAGCGGGTTTTTCAGCCGTTTGTCCAGATTGATGCAGGACTGACGCGAACCCAGGAAGGAACCGGCTTGGGGCTGGCAATCAGCCGGGATCTTGCGCGCGGTATGAATGGCGATCTTACAGTCGAAAGCGTCGACGGGCAGGGGAGCACGTTCACGATCACATTACCGCGCTGGTCGGACTGA
- a CDS encoding BTAD domain-containing putative transcriptional regulator yields the protein MISSSGGASTGLPGFRLQTFGTLRLTGSDDETVLGDHGHQRRRLALLAVLAAAGERGRSRDQLLGLFWPEVTQARARHSLDQLLYAIRTSLDGGVFTGANPVRLNSSFVGSDIDDFTVALENGEVETAVDSYRGPFLDGFYLSDAPEFETWMDAERRRIERSYSEALERLAKSAEEAGDFGATARWRQKLVDADPLSSKHAIGLIRALMNAGDHVAALRYAERYEALVAQELGTSVGPAVAGLVAEVRARAKTESLVVREVSQPPEAKAANRSAILPVSLPDAVEPTAPPLTDDEQLSQPFVPATPALGARRRRTLMLYGGVVVALAALFVAVSLLRRGSADDLMAPVAPSSLAVLPLSNLSRDPRDAALVDGLSEELIGVLAKIERLRVVARTSAFVFKNSNLDVRQIADSLHVSNILEGGVQKIGQRLRVQVRLVDARDGSTKWSETYDRDLRDIFLIQSEIAAEVARELNLRLVGPAVDAVRRGPTKNIAAYELHLRGSDPLLLRSDSGALKSLQYFRQAIALDSTFAPGYAGIARMHLRLRPTGLNGMPARSNYEFARQAALKAVSLDDSLAEAHAALGLVRMMAYDFPRAEAEFNRAVALDPGHSRIREWRTFLYYWTERPVEAMAEANRALENDPLSPSAHAEVARGLCANGKAAEGLARLKKLEALRPPLGRTAGYVALCHGASGNWAAGAEALRHTTELSGRALYGHALARAGRRTEAKIVLAEFMDRWKRTNYGAYHLALVHAGLGDNDQAFEWLDRSIYEASLITQFESPLFDQLQSDSRFQQFRRRVGIQNR from the coding sequence GTGATTTCCAGCTCCGGCGGGGCGTCTACCGGTTTGCCGGGTTTCCGCCTCCAGACGTTCGGAACACTCCGGCTCACCGGGTCGGACGACGAAACTGTTTTGGGTGATCACGGACACCAGCGTCGGAGGCTGGCGCTCCTTGCCGTGCTTGCAGCGGCGGGGGAACGCGGTCGCAGCCGTGATCAGCTTCTCGGCCTGTTCTGGCCCGAAGTCACTCAAGCTCGCGCGCGGCATTCGCTCGATCAGCTGCTGTACGCAATCCGCACGTCGTTGGACGGTGGTGTCTTCACGGGGGCAAATCCCGTCCGTTTGAACAGCTCATTCGTTGGCAGCGATATCGACGATTTCACCGTTGCCCTCGAGAACGGCGAAGTCGAAACAGCCGTCGACTCGTATCGCGGCCCATTCCTCGACGGCTTTTATCTCAGCGATGCGCCGGAGTTCGAGACGTGGATGGATGCCGAGCGCAGGCGCATCGAGCGCAGTTACTCGGAAGCCCTGGAGCGGCTCGCGAAAAGCGCGGAGGAAGCAGGCGACTTTGGCGCGACGGCCCGCTGGCGCCAGAAGCTTGTCGATGCCGATCCACTCAGCAGCAAGCATGCGATCGGTTTGATTCGTGCCCTGATGAATGCCGGTGATCATGTCGCCGCGCTCAGATACGCCGAGCGCTACGAGGCGCTGGTGGCGCAGGAGCTAGGCACGAGCGTTGGTCCCGCAGTCGCGGGGCTGGTGGCTGAAGTTCGCGCGCGGGCCAAAACGGAATCGCTGGTCGTTCGCGAGGTCTCACAACCCCCGGAAGCAAAGGCGGCCAATCGCTCGGCTATTCTTCCCGTGTCGTTGCCTGACGCCGTCGAGCCGACGGCCCCGCCACTCACTGATGATGAGCAGCTTTCGCAGCCATTCGTCCCGGCTACTCCCGCCCTCGGCGCGCGACGACGACGTACCCTGATGCTTTACGGCGGCGTTGTGGTTGCCTTGGCGGCGTTGTTTGTCGCGGTTTCGTTGCTCCGTCGAGGCTCCGCGGACGATCTGATGGCGCCAGTTGCTCCTTCATCCCTTGCGGTTCTCCCACTCTCCAACCTCAGCCGTGATCCTCGCGACGCGGCCTTGGTTGATGGCCTCAGCGAGGAGCTCATTGGCGTTCTTGCGAAGATCGAGCGCCTGCGCGTCGTAGCCCGTACGTCTGCATTTGTATTCAAGAACAGCAACCTGGACGTGCGTCAAATCGCGGACAGCCTGCACGTCTCCAACATCCTCGAAGGCGGCGTACAGAAAATTGGCCAGCGGCTCAGGGTTCAGGTGCGCCTCGTGGATGCTCGCGACGGGTCCACCAAGTGGTCAGAGACGTATGATCGCGACCTCAGGGATATCTTTCTGATTCAAAGCGAAATAGCCGCGGAAGTCGCCCGTGAGCTGAATCTCCGGCTCGTCGGACCTGCCGTGGATGCAGTTCGGAGAGGGCCGACGAAGAACATCGCCGCGTATGAGCTTCATCTGCGCGGCAGCGATCCCTTGCTTCTGCGGAGTGACTCGGGCGCGCTGAAGAGTCTCCAGTATTTCAGGCAGGCGATTGCGCTCGATTCCACGTTCGCACCTGGCTATGCCGGTATAGCGCGGATGCATCTCCGTCTGCGTCCAACTGGCCTGAATGGAATGCCGGCTCGCAGCAATTATGAGTTTGCCCGCCAAGCAGCACTGAAAGCGGTTTCACTCGATGATTCCCTGGCCGAGGCGCACGCGGCGCTCGGTTTGGTGAGGATGATGGCGTATGATTTCCCGCGAGCCGAGGCGGAGTTCAACCGTGCGGTTGCCCTCGATCCGGGGCATTCACGCATCCGTGAATGGCGCACATTTCTTTACTACTGGACTGAGCGGCCAGTGGAGGCAATGGCGGAGGCGAATCGTGCACTGGAAAACGATCCTCTGTCGCCAAGCGCGCACGCTGAAGTGGCGAGGGGTCTTTGTGCAAATGGAAAGGCTGCGGAAGGTCTTGCGCGCCTCAAGAAACTCGAAGCCCTTCGGCCCCCCCTGGGGCGCACTGCCGGCTACGTCGCATTATGCCACGGGGCGAGTGGAAACTGGGCCGCGGGCGCGGAAGCCTTGCGTCATACAACCGAGCTCAGCGGCCGCGCCTTGTACGGGCATGCACTTGCGCGAGCGGGGCGACGGACTGAGGCAAAAATTGTCCTCGCAGAATTCATGGATCGTTGGAAGCGGACCAACTATGGCGCTTACCACCTTGCGCTGGTTCATGCAGGACTGGGCGACAATGATCAGGCGTTCGAATGGCTCGACCGATCGATCTACGAAGCATCGCTCATTACGCAATTCGAGTCGCCATTGTTCGATCAGCTCCAATCGGATTCGCGGTTTCAGCAGTTCCGTCGACGGGTCGGCATTCAGAATCGATAA
- a CDS encoding carboxypeptidase-like regulatory domain-containing protein: MRSGIEPVSQRARSRLPDLKPWFAEVDNRTRLRKRAERQFLGVVGAVTALACGQVTEPVPSATSLSLSTASLTLPAGTVERVTVSVVAPTAGLRLNFHGLPTGVIGSLSPAFLGSGKTASTLTLDASPAATPGEVTLTIEAWRDIPGGALLATAKLRVQITAPTKSECPGYAIPTDCPPFPTGGNNVISGFVMERTKTGTRPAAGVSIWAWVRYANGNGYRAGRLQSDTAGRYLFPLLPNALVVLQTYGGGYDQPCASIVELSTSSLTVDLEVVAQGEPIFETAPAQPALTGVVYETTAEGRRPLSGARVYFEFLNDEIAATTTTDALGRYSLCRLPTSPAWVTPFKTGYITTGRSVSVSGLIEMDMEMKRQ, from the coding sequence ATGCGCTCAGGAATCGAGCCAGTATCGCAAAGAGCACGATCGAGGCTGCCGGACCTGAAGCCATGGTTCGCAGAAGTCGATAATCGGACCAGACTTCGGAAACGCGCAGAGCGGCAATTTCTGGGAGTGGTGGGAGCAGTAACGGCGCTGGCATGCGGGCAGGTCACGGAGCCGGTCCCGTCGGCCACTTCGCTGTCCCTGTCAACCGCGTCGCTTACCCTTCCTGCCGGTACCGTCGAACGAGTAACGGTTTCAGTGGTGGCGCCGACCGCAGGGTTGCGTTTGAATTTTCATGGCCTTCCGACGGGCGTAATCGGAAGCCTGTCCCCCGCGTTTCTGGGGTCGGGCAAAACGGCCAGCACACTCACGCTCGATGCCAGTCCGGCCGCGACGCCAGGTGAGGTGACGCTGACTATCGAGGCATGGAGGGACATCCCCGGCGGTGCGCTCCTCGCGACCGCGAAACTAAGGGTCCAGATCACTGCTCCGACGAAATCTGAATGCCCTGGCTACGCGATCCCAACCGATTGTCCCCCCTTTCCTACAGGGGGCAACAACGTGATTTCGGGCTTCGTGATGGAGCGCACGAAAACCGGGACGCGCCCAGCCGCTGGCGTATCCATCTGGGCATGGGTTCGATACGCGAACGGCAACGGGTACCGCGCGGGAAGACTTCAGTCGGATACCGCCGGCCGGTATTTGTTCCCGCTCCTGCCAAACGCGCTCGTTGTTCTCCAGACCTATGGCGGGGGCTACGATCAGCCCTGTGCCTCGATAGTGGAACTCTCCACGTCGAGCTTGACAGTGGATCTCGAAGTCGTGGCACAAGGAGAGCCGATATTCGAAACCGCGCCCGCGCAACCCGCCCTTACAGGGGTGGTCTATGAAACGACGGCAGAGGGACGGCGCCCGTTGTCCGGGGCGCGCGTCTACTTCGAGTTCCTGAATGATGAAATCGCGGCCACAACTACGACTGACGCACTGGGCCGCTACAGTCTTTGCCGGCTTCCTACGTCGCCAGCATGGGTTACGCCGTTCAAGACTGGCTACATCACTACTGGAAGATCGGTGTCAGTCTCCGGACTGATCGAGATGGACATGGAGATGAAACGCCAATGA
- a CDS encoding serine hydrolase domain-containing protein — protein sequence MERFADSVFARYMREFPEPSLAVVVVQGDSTLLLKGYGNESSAPARRVDPDSTLFNIASVSKLFTATAAMQLVDRRKLSLDDDITRRLGSRIVRGAGPPITLRHLLTHTSGLDGAFMRDVVTDPSRMISLEEYFEKFPPARGRPRGQEIRYSNVGMALVGRLVEVASGMPFDDYVERHLLTPLGMTRSTFRQPPPQELKSRIATYGSGAVPDVLLLAPAGSMVSTAADMGRFMRAHLNNGASGEARVLSQVSTGQMHSLQWRAHDSIPGVGFGFFTSDLAGLPGLFHTGARTHFSLLYFVPQQRLGIFIVHAMRQGGPHQTLRTDFVRALIERFFVPNQPPSTPSATAVTWSSTTRFDGVYRPLLLATTTIERAAQLATDTRVEALPDGSLTVAIPGGTRLALHKVGSTHYRVVGGSNDGLHVAFTTDADGRVTGFAMGGSTQDPVSFERLRWFERGTLRALMLGAILLLFVVTALAALFNPLVRILRRQASMPDQTPLGAKWAWRAAVATGAMTLLAPLSTLALIVMHRGNDSAAAGLRLALYAGLTFLLVGALIALTLPPLAVTAWRKRYWGPARRMYFTVLASSVLIAIPLLYHYHLLGYWL from the coding sequence GTGGAACGCTTTGCCGACTCGGTCTTCGCGCGCTACATGCGCGAGTTCCCGGAGCCGAGCCTGGCGGTTGTCGTCGTACAGGGCGATTCGACGTTGCTGCTGAAAGGATACGGCAACGAGTCGTCAGCACCTGCACGGCGGGTAGATCCGGATTCGACGCTTTTCAACATTGCATCGGTGTCGAAGTTGTTTACTGCGACCGCTGCGATGCAGCTGGTCGACCGTCGCAAGCTTTCACTGGACGACGACATCACGCGGCGCCTCGGTTCTCGAATTGTGCGCGGTGCTGGCCCTCCGATCACATTGCGACACCTGCTGACGCATACCAGCGGACTTGACGGCGCTTTCATGCGGGACGTCGTTACCGACCCGTCCCGAATGATTTCGCTTGAAGAATATTTTGAAAAGTTCCCTCCCGCGAGAGGAAGACCGCGCGGCCAGGAGATTCGCTATTCGAATGTTGGAATGGCACTGGTCGGGCGGCTCGTGGAAGTGGCTTCAGGCATGCCATTCGATGACTACGTGGAGCGGCACCTGCTGACGCCGCTCGGAATGACCCGCTCGACCTTCCGCCAGCCGCCCCCGCAAGAGCTGAAGTCGCGGATAGCGACCTATGGATCGGGCGCTGTTCCCGATGTGTTACTGCTCGCGCCCGCCGGGTCGATGGTCAGCACGGCGGCAGACATGGGTCGATTCATGAGAGCGCATCTGAATAATGGCGCGTCAGGCGAAGCGCGCGTCCTGTCTCAGGTGAGCACGGGGCAGATGCATTCGTTGCAGTGGCGGGCGCACGACTCGATACCAGGCGTTGGCTTTGGTTTTTTTACCAGCGATCTGGCAGGACTTCCCGGACTCTTCCACACCGGGGCACGCACTCATTTTTCATTGTTGTACTTTGTGCCGCAACAACGCCTCGGAATTTTCATCGTGCACGCGATGAGGCAGGGCGGCCCTCACCAGACTTTGAGAACCGATTTTGTGCGAGCGTTGATCGAGCGCTTTTTTGTGCCCAACCAGCCACCGTCGACCCCGTCGGCTACGGCAGTGACCTGGTCGTCGACGACTAGGTTTGACGGCGTCTATCGGCCGCTTCTCCTCGCGACGACAACCATCGAGCGAGCCGCGCAACTTGCCACCGATACCCGCGTCGAGGCACTGCCGGATGGATCGTTGACGGTCGCGATCCCCGGTGGTACCAGGTTGGCGTTGCACAAAGTTGGCTCAACACACTATCGGGTTGTCGGAGGATCGAACGACGGCTTGCATGTCGCCTTCACGACTGATGCGGACGGCCGCGTCACCGGTTTTGCTATGGGCGGCAGCACGCAGGACCCAGTGAGCTTCGAGCGTTTGCGGTGGTTCGAGCGTGGGACTCTTCGGGCGCTGATGCTTGGCGCGATTCTGCTTCTCTTCGTTGTCACCGCGCTTGCGGCTTTGTTCAACCCGCTCGTCCGTATTCTTCGCAGACAGGCGTCAATGCCAGACCAGACGCCACTCGGTGCAAAGTGGGCCTGGCGCGCCGCCGTGGCGACTGGAGCGATGACGCTTCTGGCGCCGCTCTCTACGCTCGCGCTGATCGTGATGCATCGGGGCAACGACTCGGCGGCCGCCGGGCTGAGGCTGGCACTTTATGCCGGTCTGACTTTTCTCCTGGTGGGAGCGCTCATCGCGCTGACGCTTCCGCCGCTTGCGGTAACAGCATGGCGGAAGCGTTACTGGGGACCGGCACGCCGCATGTATTTCACCGTGCTGGCTTCCAGTGTGCTGATTGCCATACCATTGCTTTACCACTACCATCTGCTCGGCTACTGGCTTTGA
- a CDS encoding zinc-dependent alcohol dehydrogenase, whose translation MRAVCWEGKKEVRVVNVPDPKILNPRDAVIRITSTAICGSDLHLYNGRVATMQSGDVLGHEFMGEVVEVGKGVSNLAVGDRVVVPFNIACGNCRPCSIGLTSACQNSNPSKSRKALETVIGDPGAGMFGYSALYGSYAGGQAEYARVPYADFSPIKVPEGLTDDQVLFLSDIFPTGYQAAEYCGIQPGDTVAVWGCGPVGQFAIRSCFMLGASRVIAIDRHPARLALAELGGAETLNYEDTDDLVELLKQLTGGTGPERCIDAVGMEAHGTSIYGKIERGKQALKLQMDNATVLRQVFQSCAAGGTASIAGVYVGMIDKFPFGTIFGKGLTVKTGQCNVRRYMQPLMDRIEKGEIDPPEIISHRVSLDEAPKMYELFEEEKDECTKVVLTP comes from the coding sequence ATGAGAGCCGTATGCTGGGAAGGGAAGAAAGAAGTCCGGGTGGTCAACGTTCCCGATCCGAAGATTCTGAATCCGCGCGATGCAGTGATACGCATAACATCGACCGCCATCTGCGGCTCTGATCTGCACCTGTATAACGGTCGCGTAGCGACAATGCAGAGTGGCGATGTCCTTGGCCACGAGTTTATGGGAGAGGTGGTCGAGGTGGGGAAGGGCGTGTCGAATCTTGCCGTCGGCGACAGGGTTGTCGTTCCGTTCAACATCGCTTGCGGAAATTGCCGCCCCTGTTCGATTGGGCTCACGTCTGCCTGTCAGAACAGCAATCCGAGCAAGAGCCGAAAGGCCCTGGAAACAGTGATTGGCGATCCCGGCGCCGGGATGTTCGGCTATTCCGCGCTGTATGGCAGCTATGCCGGAGGACAGGCCGAATACGCTCGCGTTCCTTACGCTGATTTTTCTCCCATCAAGGTTCCGGAAGGATTGACTGACGATCAGGTGTTATTTCTGTCCGACATTTTTCCGACAGGATACCAGGCCGCCGAATACTGTGGTATTCAGCCGGGTGATACTGTCGCTGTCTGGGGTTGCGGGCCGGTAGGTCAGTTCGCGATTCGGAGCTGCTTTATGCTTGGGGCATCCCGCGTGATTGCCATCGACCGCCATCCCGCCCGACTGGCACTCGCCGAGCTGGGGGGTGCCGAAACGTTGAATTACGAGGACACGGACGACCTCGTTGAATTGCTGAAGCAGCTCACGGGAGGTACCGGACCTGAACGCTGCATCGATGCCGTTGGCATGGAAGCACACGGGACGTCGATTTACGGGAAGATCGAACGCGGCAAGCAGGCGCTCAAACTGCAGATGGACAATGCAACGGTTCTGCGCCAGGTATTCCAGTCATGCGCCGCGGGCGGGACGGCGTCGATTGCCGGCGTGTATGTAGGCATGATCGACAAGTTTCCGTTCGGCACGATCTTCGGCAAAGGCCTGACGGTCAAGACTGGTCAATGCAATGTGCGCCGGTACATGCAGCCGCTCATGGACAGGATTGAAAAAGGCGAGATCGATCCGCCGGAAATCATTTCGCACAGAGTCAGTCTGGACGAAGCACCGAAGATGTACGAATTGTTCGAAGAAGAAAAAGATGAGTGCACCAAGGTGGTTCTGACCCCCTGA
- a CDS encoding DUF4440 domain-containing protein yields the protein MALQSVMSLTLIASSISGFVLAAMGSSVIATAPPDPSGASPVVADSALRAEVKALNAAMVAAFDKEPSTVARFYADSARIVGPRRQTVKGRVAIDRYWAGIRKPGAWKLEIVEVGGSRAEAYQIGVSTLTSTSSDGRQSTYVCDFVVIWKRQRDGTMRIMLDLYN from the coding sequence ATGGCACTTCAATCCGTAATGAGTCTTACTCTCATCGCCAGTTCAATATCCGGCTTCGTGCTCGCGGCAATGGGCAGCTCGGTTATAGCCACGGCTCCGCCAGATCCGTCAGGCGCTTCGCCGGTGGTCGCGGACTCTGCGCTGCGTGCAGAGGTGAAAGCGCTCAACGCAGCGATGGTTGCGGCATTCGACAAGGAACCATCTACCGTCGCGCGCTTCTACGCTGATAGCGCGCGCATTGTCGGCCCCCGGCGGCAAACGGTAAAGGGGCGCGTGGCGATCGATCGGTATTGGGCGGGTATCCGAAAGCCGGGCGCATGGAAACTCGAGATCGTCGAGGTTGGCGGAAGTCGGGCGGAAGCTTACCAAATTGGAGTGTCGACACTGACCTCGACGTCAAGTGACGGACGGCAGAGCACGTATGTTTGTGATTTCGTCGTAATCTGGAAGAGACAGCGGGACGGTACGATGCGGATCATGCTTGATTTGTACAATTGA
- a CDS encoding slipin family protein, with translation MLVLNDNQGVSKNGSSLSMPRTNIVAIFILIAFLAAGGVATVTSRNPVWLVIGAIFGSIFCLSPRVANQWERGIVLRLGRYVGLRGPGLFWVIPLLDRVSSWIYQRVVTTSFAAEETLTSDTVPVNVDAVLFWMVHDSEKAALEVQDYAQAVSWAAQTGLRDIIGRTSLTDLLRGRERIEAELQLLIDERSNPWGVTVQSVEMRDVVIPTSLQDAMSREAQASREKQARIILGQAEVEIATLFEEASRSYAGNPTALHLSAMNILMEGLKERCVDAGAELRGGVDGNRWPDGRGSNEAAGAHRSRAETCAWARDRSYLEPGEGYSDRTGVRQSRAGTVPRARPPFIRASPSRNHDPATCGLAPHCPGVSIIMYSRAPLVAQCMPHHRISGSIVQIKHDPHRTVPLSLPDYDEITNIRALPSVT, from the coding sequence ATGCTCGTCCTCAACGATAACCAAGGTGTTTCGAAGAACGGCAGCTCGCTGTCAATGCCGCGCACCAATATCGTCGCCATATTCATTCTGATTGCCTTCCTCGCGGCCGGCGGTGTGGCGACCGTCACGTCGCGGAACCCGGTCTGGCTCGTCATCGGCGCAATCTTCGGGTCGATTTTCTGCCTTTCACCTCGCGTCGCGAATCAGTGGGAACGCGGCATCGTGCTGCGTCTGGGCAGATACGTCGGACTCCGCGGACCCGGGCTGTTCTGGGTTATTCCGCTGCTCGATCGCGTGTCATCGTGGATCTATCAGCGAGTGGTGACTACCAGTTTCGCGGCAGAGGAAACGCTGACGTCCGACACGGTTCCGGTGAACGTCGATGCTGTTCTCTTCTGGATGGTACATGATTCCGAGAAAGCAGCGCTCGAGGTGCAGGACTACGCTCAGGCGGTAAGCTGGGCAGCCCAGACCGGTCTGCGCGATATCATCGGCCGCACCTCACTCACGGATCTGCTGCGCGGACGCGAGCGCATTGAAGCGGAGCTTCAGCTGCTTATCGACGAGCGGTCGAACCCATGGGGTGTGACGGTGCAGTCCGTGGAGATGCGCGACGTCGTAATCCCCACCTCGCTGCAGGACGCGATGTCGCGAGAAGCTCAGGCCTCACGTGAAAAACAGGCTCGCATCATTCTGGGTCAGGCGGAAGTCGAGATCGCAACGCTATTCGAGGAGGCATCGCGCTCGTACGCCGGCAACCCAACGGCGCTGCACTTGAGCGCGATGAACATTCTGATGGAAGGGCTCAAGGAAAGGTGCGTTGATGCTGGTGCCGAGCTCCGCGGTGGAGTCGATGGGAATCGGTGGCCTGATGGGCGCGGCAGCAATGAGGCAGCAGGTGCTCACCGAAGCCGAGCAGAAACCTGCGCTTGGGCCCGGGACCGTAGTTATCTAGAACCCGGCGAGGGTTACTCTGACAGAACCGGCGTGCGGCAATCAAGAGCAGGCACTGTTCCGCGCGCGCGCCCGCCGTTCATCCGCGCAAGTCCGAGCAGGAACCATGACCCCGCAACGTGCGGGTTGGCCCCTCACTGCCCGGGTGTAAGCATCATCATGTATAGCAGGGCGCCACTCGTCGCCCAATGCATGCCTCACCACCGTATTTCGGGCTCAATTGTACAAATCAAGCATGATCCGCATCGTACCGTCCCGCTGTCTCTTCCAGATTACGACGAAATCACAAACATACGTGCTCTGCCGTCCGTCACTTGA